A single region of the Halorussus sp. MSC15.2 genome encodes:
- the rtcA gene encoding RNA 3'-terminal phosphate cyclase, protein MTDDELLELDGSAGGGQLLRTALALSMVTDRPFRMESVRGDRPTPGLKPQHLAAVRAAAEVCDATVDGAELGSEQLEFRPGTPTGGRVEIDVGTAGSVALLFDALLPVAPRLDRPLSVTATGGTDVKWSPTMAYYRRVKLPLVRRAGVFAAVDCHRSGFYPVGGGRATLWLAPSSLSALDLTDRGSLEGVRVHSKASADLAEGEVAERQATTAAERLREELHDEVSVTERTVSTVESDSPGSALAVALDYEETTAGFDALGERGKPAEEVGSEAAESALAFYWDDRGCAVDAHTADQLVVFLALAGGRVAIPEVSDHVRTGADLVTEFGFPVEIEDGDSQDSPVLTAPGAE, encoded by the coding sequence ATGACCGACGACGAACTGCTCGAACTCGACGGGTCGGCGGGCGGCGGCCAACTGCTCCGGACCGCGCTCGCGCTGTCGATGGTGACCGACCGGCCGTTTCGGATGGAGAGCGTCAGGGGCGACCGGCCGACGCCGGGTCTCAAGCCCCAGCACCTCGCGGCGGTCAGGGCCGCGGCCGAGGTCTGCGACGCAACGGTCGATGGCGCGGAACTGGGGTCCGAGCAACTGGAGTTCCGGCCGGGGACGCCTACCGGCGGGCGAGTCGAAATCGACGTCGGAACCGCAGGGAGCGTGGCCCTGTTGTTCGACGCGCTCCTGCCGGTCGCGCCCCGACTCGACCGACCGCTCTCGGTCACCGCGACCGGCGGGACCGACGTGAAGTGGTCGCCGACGATGGCCTACTACAGGCGGGTGAAACTCCCGCTCGTCCGGCGGGCGGGCGTCTTCGCGGCGGTGGACTGCCATCGGTCCGGGTTCTACCCGGTCGGCGGCGGTCGGGCGACCCTGTGGCTCGCCCCCTCCTCGCTGTCCGCGCTCGACCTGACCGACCGCGGGTCGCTCGAAGGCGTGCGCGTCCACTCGAAAGCGTCGGCCGACCTCGCGGAGGGGGAGGTGGCCGAGCGACAGGCGACGACCGCCGCCGAGCGCCTGCGGGAAGAGTTGCACGACGAGGTGTCGGTCACCGAGCGGACGGTCTCGACGGTCGAGTCCGACTCCCCGGGGTCGGCGCTCGCGGTGGCGCTCGACTACGAGGAGACGACCGCGGGGTTCGACGCCCTCGGCGAGCGCGGGAAACCGGCCGAGGAGGTGGGTTCGGAAGCGGCCGAGTCGGCGCTGGCGTTCTACTGGGACGACCGAGGCTGCGCGGTGGACGCTCACACCGCCGACCAACTCGTCGTCTTCCTCGCGCTAGCGGGCGGGCGAGTGGCGATTCCCGAGGTGTCCGACCACGTCCGAACCGGGGCGGACCTCGTCACCGAGTTCGGGTTCCCGGTCGAAATCGAGGACGGCGACTCGCAGGATTCGCCCGTGCTGACCGCTCCGGGAGCGGAGTAG
- a CDS encoding KTSC domain-containing protein, translated as MGGSSRNGLSTGRWLEWPVGRTPAMKAITVSGERIECDQLDEGREGLLLYHGERVVGYVPYERLECVTETRSPVASSSIRSIGYDDEDETLEIEFQSGGVYRYDDVSRETYESFLGARSHGTYFHENVRGQYDYHRIR; from the coding sequence GTGGGTGGCAGTTCGCGGAACGGACTCTCGACCGGCCGATGGCTTGAGTGGCCGGTCGGTCGTACGCCCGCCATGAAGGCCATCACGGTGTCCGGCGAGCGAATCGAGTGCGACCAACTCGACGAGGGCCGCGAAGGTCTCCTCCTCTATCACGGCGAACGGGTCGTCGGCTACGTCCCCTACGAGCGACTGGAGTGCGTCACCGAGACCAGAAGCCCCGTCGCGTCGAGTTCCATCCGGTCCATCGGCTACGACGACGAGGACGAGACGCTCGAAATCGAGTTCCAGAGCGGCGGGGTCTATCGCTACGACGACGTCTCGCGGGAGACGTACGAGTCGTTCCTCGGGGCGCGCTCTCACGGGACGTACTTCCACGAGAACGTCCGCGGTCAGTACGACTACCACCGGATACGGTGA
- a CDS encoding aryl-sulfate sulfotransferase, with amino-acid sequence MLNEWKTRLSRPWVVRAVVLLVIVSLLAPSAVSALTYEPSDTDLQRGTIESPAEGTTVISIQGFKFKGTANGKKPARLVGVGPRGNVKWIHEGSDLDVTWFYDVDPVNGSNLLVSGTRRGGTTIYEYNPQTDEIVWRERFDDIHDTHDADLINGDQLLVANMRNYNTEKQVNEDRIFIYDRSKDETVWEWQFRNHTDWAKSQGGQYASEDGSGDDWTHVNDVDKIAEGQYLMSPRNMDQVMVVNRSTKNIDMRLGSDNNYEVMNEQHNPTYLESQNGTPTILVADSHGDRVVEYAKRGGDWKRTWEVGSRQSFNWPRDADRLPNGNTLIVDSNNHRVVEVNSQGEIVWEFYAPWAPYDAERITYGDEAGGPTIADQNAEGKYPLTGSAGLTPGTGEKLTFSQWLSAAFAGTPISEPVAEFANQWSKIAPWVRPVWMGPWDFVGAVVAGLLLVGWLFGEVVYNRKRITSGVRRRIA; translated from the coding sequence ATGCTGAACGAGTGGAAGACGCGACTCTCACGGCCGTGGGTAGTCCGCGCCGTGGTGTTGCTGGTCATCGTGTCGCTGCTTGCCCCCTCCGCAGTCTCCGCCCTCACGTACGAACCCTCCGATACGGACCTCCAGCGGGGGACCATCGAGTCCCCGGCCGAGGGTACGACGGTCATCTCGATTCAGGGGTTCAAGTTCAAGGGGACGGCCAACGGGAAGAAACCCGCACGCCTCGTCGGCGTCGGGCCTCGCGGTAACGTGAAGTGGATTCACGAGGGTTCCGACCTCGACGTGACGTGGTTCTACGACGTGGACCCCGTCAACGGGAGTAACCTCCTCGTCAGCGGGACTCGAAGGGGTGGCACCACCATCTACGAGTACAACCCGCAGACCGACGAAATCGTCTGGCGCGAGCGGTTCGACGATATTCACGACACCCACGACGCGGACCTCATCAACGGCGACCAACTCCTCGTCGCCAACATGCGCAACTACAACACCGAGAAACAGGTCAACGAGGACCGCATCTTCATCTACGACCGCAGTAAAGACGAGACCGTCTGGGAGTGGCAGTTCCGCAACCACACCGACTGGGCCAAGAGTCAGGGCGGCCAGTACGCCTCCGAAGACGGCAGCGGTGACGACTGGACCCACGTCAACGACGTGGACAAGATAGCCGAGGGTCAGTATCTCATGTCGCCCCGGAACATGGACCAAGTCATGGTCGTCAACCGCTCCACGAAGAACATCGACATGCGCCTCGGGAGCGACAACAACTACGAGGTGATGAACGAACAGCACAACCCGACCTACTTGGAGAGTCAGAACGGGACCCCGACCATCCTCGTCGCCGACAGTCACGGTGACCGAGTCGTCGAGTACGCCAAGCGGGGCGGTGACTGGAAGCGCACGTGGGAAGTCGGGTCCCGCCAGAGTTTCAACTGGCCGCGGGACGCCGACCGCTTGCCGAACGGGAACACCCTTATCGTGGACTCGAACAACCACCGCGTCGTCGAGGTGAATTCGCAGGGCGAAATCGTCTGGGAGTTCTACGCGCCGTGGGCACCCTACGACGCCGAACGCATCACCTACGGTGACGAAGCGGGCGGACCGACAATCGCCGACCAGAACGCCGAGGGGAAGTACCCGCTCACCGGAAGCGCAGGTCTCACTCCCGGCACCGGCGAGAAACTGACCTTCTCGCAGTGGCTCTCGGCCGCGTTCGCCGGGACGCCCATCAGCGAACCCGTCGCTGAGTTCGCCAACCAGTGGTCGAAGATAGCGCCGTGGGTCCGTCCGGTCTGGATGGGTCCGTGGGACTTCGTCGGTGCCGTGGTCGCCGGACTCCTGCTCGTCGGATGGCTGTTCGGCGAAGTCGTCTACAACCGCAAGCGAATCACCAGCGGCGTACGGCGACGCATCGCCTAA
- a CDS encoding macro domain-containing protein yields the protein MEFTVIQGDIAEQQADVLVNAAGTSLRMGSGVAGALRRRAGEKIDEAARAKGPIDLGDVAVTDAYGLDADYVVHAAAMPHYGDGLATAESIREATRNSLEAADERGAESLVIPALGCGVAGFELRDGAQIICEELAAFEPDSLTDVRFVAYADEEFETVRAVADDVTAGSRA from the coding sequence ATGGAGTTCACCGTGATTCAGGGCGACATCGCCGAACAGCAGGCGGACGTGCTGGTCAACGCCGCGGGGACGAGTCTCCGGATGGGGAGCGGTGTAGCGGGCGCGCTCCGCCGGAGAGCGGGCGAGAAAATCGACGAGGCGGCCAGAGCGAAGGGTCCGATAGACCTCGGGGACGTAGCCGTCACCGACGCCTACGGGTTAGACGCCGACTACGTGGTCCACGCGGCGGCCATGCCCCACTACGGCGACGGACTGGCGACCGCCGAGAGCATCCGCGAGGCCACCCGCAACAGCCTCGAAGCGGCCGACGAACGCGGTGCGGAGTCGCTCGTGATACCGGCGCTCGGGTGCGGCGTCGCCGGATTCGAACTCCGGGACGGCGCGCAAATCATCTGTGAGGAACTCGCGGCGTTCGAACCCGACTCGCTGACGGACGTGCGGTTCGTCGCGTACGCCGACGAGGAGTTCGAGACGGTCCGTGCCGTCGCTGACGACGTAACAGCGGGTTCACGGGCGTAG
- a CDS encoding PAS domain S-box protein, producing MSEQLREEKRKIEELHEVASEMEACHDKEEVYRLGVDAAEGILEFDICGIDVAENGLLVPQATSTEMPNDGYDALGADEGLAGRTYQNGKSFLISDVRTMEEAEPIQNQYRSILSVPLGDYGVFQAGSRETNAFDEDDLELAELLTSHVTEVISRIDSQSALRESEEKYRTLVEGSHDAIFIHSEETFQFVNDRVGELTGYSREELLGTSIWEVVHEEDRERVKALVEERDTDDESNHYQLRIRTKSDDVRYVELSVQGISYNGEVGHLGSARDVTQRRRRKQKLERQNDRLKEFASVVSHDLRNPLNVAQGHLELAAETGEDHHFEKTESALHRMESLIEDLLTLAREGQAVSDTAPVDLEAVVRRAWSTVSTGGATLDVTDELGDVEADDGRLQELFENLFRNAVQHGGDVIVRVGALDRGESDFEGAGDADAKTGAFTASDGFYVEDDGPGIPADRREKVFEHGHTTADEGSGLGLSIVSSIADAHGWTVSVGESDEGGARFEISTA from the coding sequence ATGAGCGAACAGTTACGCGAAGAGAAACGGAAGATAGAAGAGCTACACGAGGTCGCCTCCGAGATGGAGGCCTGCCACGACAAGGAGGAGGTGTATCGTCTGGGCGTGGACGCCGCAGAGGGGATTCTGGAGTTCGACATCTGCGGTATCGACGTGGCGGAGAACGGCCTCCTCGTCCCCCAAGCGACCTCGACGGAGATGCCGAACGACGGCTACGACGCGCTCGGGGCCGACGAGGGACTCGCGGGTCGCACGTATCAGAACGGGAAGTCGTTCCTGATTTCAGACGTGCGCACGATGGAGGAAGCCGAACCGATTCAAAACCAGTACCGGTCCATCCTCAGCGTCCCGCTGGGCGACTACGGCGTGTTTCAGGCCGGGTCGCGAGAGACCAACGCGTTCGACGAGGACGACCTCGAACTCGCGGAACTGCTGACGAGCCACGTCACGGAGGTCATCTCCCGAATCGACTCCCAGTCGGCGCTCCGCGAGAGCGAGGAGAAGTACCGAACGCTCGTGGAGGGGAGCCACGACGCCATCTTCATCCACAGCGAGGAGACGTTCCAGTTCGTCAACGACCGCGTCGGCGAACTCACGGGGTACAGCCGCGAGGAGTTGCTGGGAACGTCGATATGGGAAGTCGTCCACGAGGAGGACCGCGAGCGCGTCAAGGCACTCGTCGAGGAACGGGATACCGACGACGAGAGCAACCACTACCAGTTGCGCATCCGGACGAAGTCGGACGACGTTCGCTACGTCGAACTCAGCGTGCAGGGCATCTCGTACAACGGCGAAGTCGGCCACCTCGGGTCGGCCCGCGACGTGACCCAGCGAAGGAGGCGCAAACAGAAATTGGAGCGCCAGAACGACCGCCTCAAGGAGTTCGCCAGCGTGGTCAGTCACGACCTGCGAAACCCTCTCAACGTCGCGCAAGGACACCTCGAACTCGCCGCCGAGACCGGCGAAGACCACCACTTCGAGAAGACGGAGTCGGCGCTGCACCGGATGGAGTCGCTCATCGAGGACCTGCTCACGCTCGCCCGAGAGGGACAGGCCGTCAGCGATACCGCGCCCGTGGACCTCGAAGCCGTCGTCCGGCGGGCGTGGTCCACCGTCTCGACCGGGGGCGCGACCCTCGACGTGACGGACGAACTGGGCGACGTCGAGGCCGACGACGGCCGTCTCCAAGAACTGTTCGAGAACCTGTTTCGAAACGCAGTGCAACACGGCGGCGACGTAATCGTCCGCGTCGGTGCGTTAGACCGAGGCGAGAGTGACTTCGAAGGGGCGGGCGACGCCGACGCGAAGACCGGTGCGTTCACCGCCAGTGATGGGTTCTACGTCGAGGACGACGGGCCGGGCATCCCGGCCGACAGGCGGGAGAAGGTCTTCGAACACGGCCACACTACGGCCGACGAGGGGTCCGGTCTCGGACTCTCCATCGTCAGTAGCATCGCGGACGCCCACGGGTGGACCGTCTCGGTCGGCGAGAGCGACGAGGGCGGTGCCCGGTTCGAGATTTCGACGGCGTAA
- a CDS encoding universal stress protein → MERALAVVDAEESTKALVREAGELAAAVDASLVLLHVTTDDEYEEKRQTMESIPNDAVGYSEEKAREGAEAFAADIGREALDGIDVSWEAVGALGNEQTEILDAAERYDCDHLFIAGKKRSPAGKALFGDLTQSIILNFTGPVTVVTE, encoded by the coding sequence ATGGAACGCGCACTCGCCGTCGTCGACGCGGAAGAGTCCACCAAGGCCCTCGTGCGTGAGGCGGGCGAACTCGCCGCCGCGGTAGACGCCTCGCTGGTGTTGCTCCACGTCACGACGGACGACGAGTACGAGGAGAAGCGCCAGACGATGGAATCGATTCCCAACGACGCGGTGGGCTACTCGGAGGAGAAGGCCCGCGAAGGTGCCGAGGCGTTCGCCGCCGACATCGGTCGCGAGGCGCTGGACGGCATCGACGTGTCGTGGGAGGCGGTGGGTGCGCTCGGGAACGAACAGACCGAAATTCTCGACGCCGCCGAACGGTACGACTGCGACCACCTCTTCATCGCCGGCAAGAAGCGTTCGCCCGCGGGGAAGGCGCTGTTCGGCGACCTCACCCAGTCCATCATCCTCAACTTCACCGGGCCGGTGACCGTGGTGACCGAGTAA
- a CDS encoding alkaline phosphatase, translating into MPEREPTRRDVLEAASAATLGGTLSALSASDAAAARVVPESPAADEGIEVERERATSVFPQSVASGGPTPSGVLLWTRIDPDAADGETPLVVEVADDEEFERTVYEGRVPASEFGEASDYTVTVDVDGELGPDGRYFYRFVYGEDASEVGRCRTLPTPDASPDSVEFAVASCNNYLHGYFGAFGRIAESEVDFLVHLGDFIYEYAGDGPGDRSIDLPSGREKAAELADYRHLYRTYRSDELLQRALRRHTLIHTWDDHEIVNDRWWSYEADAPQTNSHPRGHDPEFMRRLYVAGIRAYTEYVPVRAEYDPSGEGGRELAPDEIREGFRLFRSFQFGDLVDLFVTDERLYRSTPPDTDGPGPAVPAEVAAENPGRTMLGTDQREWLLGGMTDSDARWKLWANEVLAAAFRFVDGDDVTVNADAWDGYATERERVLAHLADADVDNVVALTGDMHSYLAAYLLAEYRLTSAAGDRSDSESGDRSDAETGERVGVEFMAPAVSSDNLAAKGAFSDSSTETIVAAVEAQNPHVEWFDSSHWGYAVVEVERDQLVYSAYAVDRGVDSADARERLLRRYRVPAGTHEMERVETDETSDIDEA; encoded by the coding sequence GTGCCAGAACGAGAACCGACGCGCCGCGACGTGCTAGAAGCGGCCAGTGCCGCAACGCTCGGCGGGACGCTATCGGCGCTCTCCGCTTCGGACGCGGCGGCCGCCAGAGTCGTCCCGGAGTCGCCCGCGGCGGACGAGGGTATCGAAGTCGAACGCGAACGAGCCACGTCGGTCTTTCCCCAGTCGGTCGCGAGCGGCGGTCCCACTCCGAGCGGCGTCCTGCTCTGGACGCGCATCGACCCCGACGCGGCCGACGGGGAGACGCCGCTGGTCGTCGAGGTGGCCGACGACGAGGAGTTCGAACGGACCGTCTACGAGGGACGGGTCCCGGCGAGCGAGTTCGGGGAGGCGTCCGACTACACGGTGACCGTGGACGTAGACGGCGAGTTAGGTCCAGACGGTCGGTACTTCTACCGCTTCGTCTACGGCGAGGACGCCAGCGAAGTCGGACGGTGTCGCACCCTGCCGACCCCCGACGCGAGTCCCGACTCGGTCGAGTTCGCGGTTGCCTCGTGCAACAACTACCTCCACGGCTACTTCGGCGCATTCGGTCGCATCGCCGAGTCGGAGGTCGATTTCCTCGTCCACCTCGGGGACTTCATCTACGAGTACGCCGGCGACGGACCGGGCGACCGCTCCATCGACCTCCCCAGCGGGCGCGAGAAAGCCGCCGAACTGGCCGACTACAGACACCTCTACCGGACGTACCGCTCGGACGAACTCCTCCAGCGCGCACTCCGGCGACACACCCTGATTCACACGTGGGACGACCACGAAATCGTCAACGACCGATGGTGGAGTTACGAGGCCGACGCCCCGCAGACGAACAGTCATCCCCGCGGCCACGACCCCGAGTTCATGCGCCGGTTGTACGTCGCCGGTATCCGGGCGTACACCGAGTACGTCCCGGTGCGCGCCGAGTACGACCCCTCCGGCGAAGGCGGGCGCGAACTCGCACCCGACGAGATTCGGGAGGGCTTCAGACTCTTTCGGTCGTTCCAGTTCGGGGACCTCGTAGACCTGTTCGTGACCGACGAGCGCCTGTATCGTTCGACGCCGCCGGACACCGACGGTCCCGGTCCGGCGGTCCCCGCCGAAGTCGCGGCGGAGAACCCCGGTCGGACGATGCTCGGTACCGACCAACGGGAGTGGCTCCTCGGCGGGATGACCGACTCCGACGCTCGCTGGAAACTCTGGGCGAACGAGGTACTGGCGGCCGCCTTCCGGTTCGTAGACGGCGACGACGTGACGGTCAACGCCGACGCGTGGGACGGCTACGCGACCGAACGCGAGCGAGTCCTCGCGCACCTCGCGGACGCCGACGTGGACAACGTGGTCGCGCTGACCGGCGACATGCACAGTTACCTCGCGGCCTATCTGCTCGCCGAGTATCGCCTGACTTCGGCCGCGGGCGACCGGTCCGACTCCGAGTCGGGTGACCGGTCTGACGCCGAGACGGGCGAACGTGTAGGCGTGGAGTTCATGGCCCCCGCAGTCAGTAGCGACAATCTCGCGGCAAAGGGGGCGTTCTCGGACTCCTCGACGGAGACCATCGTGGCGGCAGTGGAGGCCCAGAACCCCCACGTTGAGTGGTTCGACAGCAGTCACTGGGGGTACGCGGTCGTGGAAGTCGAGCGTGACCAGTTGGTCTACTCGGCCTACGCCGTGGACCGGGGCGTAGACTCGGCCGACGCGCGCGAACGCCTCTTGCGCCGGTATCGAGTTCCGGCCGGAACCCACGAGATGGAGCGCGTGGAGACCGACGAAACGAGCGACATCGACGAAGCGTAA
- a CDS encoding ABC transporter substrate-binding protein has product MSEKSNMSRRSFLKATGGAASASVITGTAAGQETTTQEDGDGGASGTLNLINTGTMSTLDPIKATDTASGRVIQQMFDALMNYPDGAIEVQTQLAKGYERSDDFTTYTFNLKQGAQFHGDFGEVTAQDFIYSWERLAASDNSRRAYFILDSIGVQHETDSEGNYKPGTLAVEAVDDYTLRVSLEEPFHATLPILAYTSFAALPEGVVGDIQGYDGEMQYQTFATENPVGAGPFQFETWQSNDQAEVSRFPNYHGQTAQVEAVNWRIIEDDNAIYTYAMNRNADYFPIPTPFYDPNKVTVENTDDKGRETGTYGPVRNGATVNYLGVATINAFYIGFNTAQVDKPARQAAAYVMNQQQVIEQIFKGRGQAAYHFTPPNIYPGGPDAYTQHAEQNYPYGYNQTQIQQARQVMEDAGYGPNNQYEFTFTIYSGSDTWNQTAQLLRDQLASAHISMNIESAPFSTLLQRGREGNLQAYSLGWVMDWPAPDNFLQLLNPPQTDTSKDAPISYVNWSGTQAAKQATQAYQKVQNNTAPTDEAEQARNEAYIQIEEANWEDVVFLPVYHETDERFWYQNVDISKFGAAGPSRQMYNTTSIN; this is encoded by the coding sequence CCAACATGTCACGGCGGTCGTTCCTCAAAGCGACCGGTGGGGCGGCATCGGCTAGCGTAATTACGGGTACCGCGGCCGGACAGGAGACGACCACGCAGGAAGACGGGGACGGTGGCGCTAGTGGGACGCTCAACCTCATCAACACCGGCACGATGAGTACGCTCGACCCCATCAAGGCGACGGACACCGCCTCCGGACGAGTCATCCAGCAGATGTTCGACGCGCTGATGAACTATCCCGACGGAGCGATAGAGGTCCAGACGCAACTCGCGAAGGGGTACGAGCGGTCCGACGACTTCACGACCTACACGTTCAACCTCAAACAGGGCGCGCAGTTCCACGGGGACTTCGGCGAGGTCACGGCGCAGGACTTCATCTACTCGTGGGAGCGATTGGCCGCCTCGGACAACTCCCGACGAGCGTACTTCATCCTCGATTCCATCGGCGTCCAGCACGAGACCGACAGCGAGGGCAACTACAAGCCGGGGACGCTCGCGGTCGAAGCGGTAGACGACTACACGCTCCGGGTGTCGCTCGAGGAACCGTTCCACGCCACGCTTCCGATACTGGCGTACACGTCGTTCGCGGCGCTCCCGGAGGGCGTCGTCGGTGACATTCAGGGGTACGACGGCGAGATGCAGTATCAGACGTTCGCCACCGAGAACCCGGTCGGGGCCGGTCCGTTCCAGTTTGAGACGTGGCAGTCCAACGACCAAGCCGAGGTCTCGCGGTTCCCGAACTACCACGGACAGACCGCGCAGGTCGAGGCCGTCAACTGGCGCATCATCGAGGACGACAACGCCATCTACACCTACGCGATGAATCGGAACGCGGACTACTTCCCGATTCCGACGCCGTTCTACGACCCCAACAAGGTCACCGTGGAGAACACCGACGACAAGGGGCGCGAGACCGGTACGTACGGACCGGTCCGGAACGGCGCGACGGTGAACTATCTCGGCGTCGCCACCATCAACGCCTTCTACATCGGGTTCAACACGGCCCAGGTCGACAAACCCGCGCGACAGGCCGCGGCGTACGTCATGAATCAACAGCAGGTCATCGAGCAGATATTCAAAGGCCGCGGGCAGGCCGCGTACCACTTCACACCGCCGAACATCTACCCCGGCGGCCCGGACGCCTACACCCAACACGCCGAGCAGAACTACCCGTACGGCTACAACCAGACCCAGATTCAGCAGGCCCGGCAGGTGATGGAGGACGCGGGCTACGGCCCGAACAACCAGTACGAGTTCACCTTCACCATCTACTCCGGGTCGGACACGTGGAACCAGACGGCTCAACTCCTGCGCGACCAGTTGGCCAGCGCGCACATCTCGATGAACATCGAGAGCGCGCCGTTCTCGACGCTGCTCCAGCGGGGCCGTGAGGGGAACCTGCAGGCGTACTCGCTGGGGTGGGTCATGGACTGGCCCGCGCCCGACAACTTCCTGCAGTTGCTCAACCCGCCACAGACCGACACCTCGAAGGACGCGCCCATCTCGTACGTCAACTGGTCGGGGACGCAGGCGGCCAAACAGGCGACCCAAGCGTACCAGAAGGTGCAGAACAACACCGCACCGACCGACGAGGCCGAGCAGGCGCGCAACGAGGCGTACATCCAGATAGAGGAGGCCAACTGGGAGGACGTGGTGTTCCTGCCGGTCTATCACGAGACCGACGAGCGGTTCTGGTACCAGAACGTGGACATCTCGAAGTTCGGTGCTGCGGGACCGAGTCGCCAGATGTACAATACGACCTCGATAAACTGA